aggaatatttaatttagattctaataaatatatagaacaATTAATATATAGTATTAAAATGTGTTTAATAGAAATTCTTgactatttaaaaaatataaatcatatgtatatatataatataaatgatgaggaatatttttaccattttaGAGAAATTATGTCTATTGAATTTTCAGAAATCGATATAAAttctataatttattattcaaatatttataaacaaatttatgaCCAAtctgaaaaagaaaaaaaaaacaaaaaaaacaaaaaaaataaaaaaaacaatcgGAATATAATTCGTGCGGCGTCTAAAATATTCCTGCCTTATTTAAATCGACACAAAATgagcaaaaaaaatgaaaacgaaaaaagcgaaaataacgaaaataacgaaaaaaatggtgaaaaaaaaaatgatgaaaaaaaaaatggtgaCGAATTTGAAGAGTGTTCAATACATGATAACGAAAtagacgaaaaaaataaaacaagtTTTCGAATTTTAAAAAGAAGACATAGTTTAATAGATGAAAAAAGTATTCATGAAAATGGTcacaaacaaataaaaactGAAATAGCATCTATAGatttaaataatagaaaTGATTCTGAAAATCCAAATTTATTAGATGTAGATAGGGATACATTAACCAAACAAAATTGTATTGAAAAAAGTGATAAAGAGGTTAGCGATTTTTGCGAAAATAAGACAAATGAGAAATCGGCGGAGGACAGACACGATTCTACAGAGGTCGATTCTACAGAAGTTGAATCTACAGAAGTTGAACCCACAAAAGTTGAACCCACAAAAGTTGATCCCACAAAAGTTGATACCACAAAAGTTGATACCACAAATGTTGACCCCACAAATGTTGATTATGTTTGCTCTAATTTTAAGGAAAGTGAAGAGACGAAGGATAAGTCTTGTGATGCATCTAATAACGATATTGATAATAACAAAATGGAAGATGTAAAAGAAGAAAAGAATATGATTGAATCTGGAAAAGTTGAAAAAGATATAACTAATGATTCTAGTGAGAAAGATATAACTAATGATTCTAGTGAGAAAGACATAACTAATGATTCTAGTGAGGattgtataaaaatttatgaaaaagatgaattattttttaataagaCAGAAACATATAAAGATAAAACAAGTACAATTGATAAATTAGAAACAGATGATATAGATGCATCTTATAAGAGTACATTTTCCTCTaatgatattttaattaaaaatagtgaAACTATTTCtgaaaatttagaaaataaatgtaaagaaaaaatgagtCCAGAAAATTgtgtaaatttaaaaaaagatacTTCTTTTACATCTGATAATCATGATAGATATAAATCagtattaaataataatgttaataaaaaatatggaataaaaaaaacatcacAAAATAAGGAAATAATtaatggaaaaataataaaaaaaataaaaataggatatataaataaaataattagtATAATCTTTtgtagaaatatattaaaatattcaaTAATTTTCTCTccaatattaaaaaatgaaggaATAATAtcaaatatgaatatttccatatttaataacattattttaaaattaaaaaatataagaacaATAGATATAGAAAATTCAAGAATACGTTCTTTTTATATgccaaaaaataattacttaccatttaaaaattatacaaatacAAACAATggtataataaattatcaattttatcaaacttcacaaaatgaaaacaaaacattaaataatttatatgattCATATAATACAGAAGATGAtgtaattaataaatttttatctttaattccagaaaaaataaaatctcAATTTGTGGATAATATTACTGAAGGTATATCAGAAAATAAGAGTTCTtataatgttaataaaataaaaaagtttgttgaaaattatttaaaaataaaaaatgtaagttCTACATCTACATCTGCATCTGCATCTGCTTCTAATGCATTTTCTGAATTGTGTGGTGGTATTGAAAACGTTGATTCAGATAACATATTTGTTGAAAATGatggaaatattattaaaatacttcgagaattaataataaaatatgaagaacaaagaaataaaaatgaaacaaataaTGGAAGTAAAATTTctgtaaataatataaatttagaaaaagtTGAATCAAATGTAGAACCCGAATTTGAAAATCCAAAAGATGAAAATTCAAATGTAAAAGaaacagaaaaaaatgataatatgaTTTCAAATAATTCTCAATTTAATAAATCAGATAAAAAAGAATCATTTATAAACTTCTTAAAATCAGAGTtgtcagaaaaaaaaatatataataaagataacataaataattgtatgaattatgaatataatgaaaatatgaattattaTCAAGTTTTAAATATGTGTAACGAATTGAAatgtttaaataatttaaatttggaaaatgaaaatggaaATACAAATTCAAATGCAAATGCAAATgcaaatgaaaatgaaaatggaaatacaaatttatattacgCTTTTAAAGAAATTATAGGAAACAAAATTGGTAATATTGTAGttaataattctaatatcttaaataaattaatatcaaTAATTTTGAATGAACAATCTGTTAATAACAATcgtttaaatataaaaaatgatcaTAAATCAAATTGTAATGTTGATGGGAATCATTTAGAAAATTTGTCTAAAATATCTAGACAAAATATAAACGAtatttataacatatttgatttaaataatatgttaaataatataaaaaataaaaataaagatttattaaataattatgaatatttattgATTCCTAACAATTGTTTAGATTATAgaaatggaaataatttttatagtaACTGTTTTTCatgttataataaaaattatcacAATTTGAATAAACAAGAAGGAAATGAttataaagataataatattgaaaatgctaataattctaatttttttaacaagaataaaaattgttattacACATTACAATGTGAAAATAGATGTAAAATTGGGTTAAATAATAGAGATAATGATTCTATggtttttcaaaatattttgaaacaaattgtagaaaaaaataaatcaaaagaagtgaataataataaagtttATTCTGAATTATTAAATTGTTTGCAAAAATTatgtgataaaaataatggagAAAATATgacaaataattatgaacctatttataataatattgaattAAACTCTATGGGAATGAATCAGACTACTAATGAtgtaaacataaataataaaaatataaattttagagaaattcaaaatatgtttttaaaaataaaagaagaaTTATCACGAGGATCTGTTAGaaatgacaataataaatatgaacaagatgtttatgaaaattataatattagagAAAcagataatttaaatatattaggaGTTGGTAATAAAttagaagaagaaaataacaATGGAAATAATTTAGAATCTGTTTATAAAGATTCTATAtttaaaagatataataatCAGATGCAATCAAATATTGAAAAtcgaaataataataataatgatgaaaataaaacaaaaaatgatttatcatcattatataGTTATGcagcatataaatattggtTATCTAATAtggaaaatggaaaaaaaaataaaaaaaattatagtaaCAATAGTTATATAATTGGTAATAACATTTATAGTACATGTTTATGTACTGGAAAATGTGTATGTTATAGTAATGATTATAGAATAATTGATAGTTATGATATAAAAGATTATTTATCTAATTTATCTTATTCAAATATGATTGCAGAtacaaataatgataaagTGGGAAATATAGATGAACTtggaaaatttttattagtatctgttgataataaaagaaaCAATATACATAATTGTTTAAATGTTAatcaaaatgatgaaaagATGGGAGGAAATATAAGTAACAATTcttctaatttattttttaattctaaaaataataatagtgataataTATTAGGTAATACAacaaattttgataatttgaATCTACaagaaaatatagatgcTACATCatttgaaataaatatgttaaataacaatcatgataatttaaatattatgaaaGAATTATATggtaatgataaaaataatatgtacatatcatgtagaaataataatacaaatattttaaggtctagtaaaaataaatttggaaaaaaaaacaattataataatttgaatgatgatgaaaataatgaatctCACACAAATACAGATAACCAAAAAATCGGAATGAAGACCGATAAGAATAACAAAAATGGAAACATGTCTATCAACGGCATGTTTGGAACTTACGGGCGTGGCCAAAGAACAAAAGGTAATCGAAAATGTTAGACGGCAAAATAATCGCTAGAATAATCACTAGCATAATCGCTAGCATAATCTCTAGCATAATCGCTAGCATAATCGCTAATTTCCCGAAAATTGTTCAAAACAAACgttataattcatttttacttttatagggttagaaaaaaataagaacaCAGGGGATAGTGGAACTTCGAATAAAAATAGTGGAAACACAAAAGTAAATACATCTAAAAGAGGAAATGGAAAAGATAAACAAAATGGTGGATGCTATATAGATATTGGTGAAAATTATGAACTTAAATATACAGTTGCTGAATTAAAACCTCAAAGAGGAgtttattttgataaatcTCAAAAAGCATGGATAGGAAGTTGGTATGAAGAAGGAAAACAAATTAAACGTcgatttaaaattaaatattatggTTGGGATGAAGCTAAAGAATTAGCAACAAAAGCTAGATTTTCTTTTGaaaatagaataaaaaatttagaagGAAATAATGGAAAAGGTAATTCTAGTACatctaaaaataatacaaattcaGGAGAAAAAAGTGGAACAAAACTTACagtaattaataataaaaaaaatggagtCCAAGATGTagaaaatagtaataataataataatgatagaATAAAAACAAGAAACAGTTCTAAAGATGtaggagaaaaaaataataatgaaaatagtgGATTTGgtgaaaataatttgaatGATATAGATAATtcaaacgaaaaaaataattctgatgataaaaaaaaaaaaaataataatatagatgaAGATGAAATATGGAATAATCAAGAATCtcaaaattatgataaagatgaatataataaaaatataggaaatgtaaaaattaatttaacaaatgaatataaatcaGGAGTAAATACTAGAAGTggatattttacaaaaaaaaatcattttaataataaaaataataccaaTTGGTTAGAAGAAAGACAtactgattataataatttagatGTAAATATTTCTGGACAAAGAtcattttataatacatatgaTAGTGGAAATGGTTGTGAAATAGATGAAGTTAAAAATTgttcaaataaattatatgattatGAAGAAATTGAGTTAGATAATAGAAATAGTAATGGAATAAATTCAGGAAAAAAAGGATATACAAAagatagtaataataataataataataaccaTTTTAATAATggacaaataaaatatcaaaataataaatataatgatggAAATAATACTATTACATATGCTAAATCtaatacaaaaaaaggatgtgataataatataattgataATTCTGTTATATTACCTCAAGGTGTGTTTTATCAAGATTCTAAAAAAGCTTTTTGTGCTAATTGGTATTCAAATGGAAAACAAGAAAAAagatatttttctattaataAGTTTGGTGAAGAAAGAGCTAGAAGTTTAGCAATAGCAGCaagaaaaaaatttgaaaacttgtataaaaaaaatactaaaagAGATTATGTTTCgggaattaataatatacaacaaattgaaaatgataattctGAAATACTaatttctaaaaaaaatgataatttaaatgaagAACATATGAAtcttgaaaaaaatgaatctaTTATTGATTacacaaaaaaagaaaaagaaataaatgatgataaagaTTCAGaaggtaataataatgatgaaaatattattgttaaaaaaaataattatataaatgtaaataatatggGGATAAGTAATAGATGTAATACACGAAATGgttctaaaaatattaacttCGATTATAATAATGACCATGGttttgaaaatgaaaataattatgatgataataaaacaGAAGATGAAAATAGTTTTGTAcaaaatttgaataaaaatgagcatgaacaaaaaaaaataattaatcaAGTAAATTCTAATATTACTACTGATGTAATAAAGGAACATATTATTGATAATTTTGTAAACCCTCAAGAATCAAAATCTAATGAAGAATATCATATTGATTCCAATGAAGGAAATAGTAAGATCAaccattttaaaaataataatttagagATGAATGATAgcaaagaaaatattataataaatttagaaaatgataattatgatgaaaattgtctaaaaaatgatacaatACCGAAAGTATGTAATAAtgatcataataatatagaagaTAATCATTTTgatgtaaataaaatgacagaaaaaaatatgccttcacatttatttttacaaacaAATGGTAgcgaaaataaagaaatgtcAGTAAAAGATATGAAcataaatgattataatatgGAAAATGACTCTAACTATATGAATAGCAATAGCAATAGCAATCGTAGTAGCAATAAACAATCGGAAGAAGATATGTTTGCAAAAAATTCTCAAAAAGATAATTTGAGTCCATATAATAAATCAGATAAATCTGTATCAACACCAGCTGGTGTTTATGTTATTAGAATCAATGGAGTAGTACAAGCATGGAGAGCTGAATGGAAAAGCTCAAATGGTTGTAAAAAAACCAAAAATTTTGGAATAAGCACATATGGATATGATTTAAGTAAAAAATTGGCAATTGAAATGAGAGCTAGAATGTCTGGGGAATGCTTAGTTGCAGATGATGGAACCATTTTTGattatagaaataaaatagaatCTAAagatgaataataaaataaaagaatataattataatatcaACTATTTCATTTGCAATGtttgtataattttgttctttttttctttatttactCGTTTGGTTTTATTTGGTGGATTTgttatttgttattttgtttgttttttatttggtCGTTTTTgtcttaaattttttttatattgtttacaaccagaaaaatattattgtatCATCAATCAAATATtcgtttaaataattttataagttTAAAAACTTTTCAACACGctcaacttttttttttttttaattttgcatcatttttatttccacACTTTACGAACACAAAATTAGGAAAAAGTCGCTCCAACGAGTGACAgataaatggaaaaataaaaaaaaaaataaaaaagagaaaCATGAAAATTAATGAAGATGAGATGTAAATGTTTCTCATACAGGAGTCTCGAATATgataatgttatattttctgtttttatttttaacagTCATTCTTAAATATCTATTTTTAACAACATTAATGGATCCAGTAAAAGATCGTCTTTTTGATATGAATACACACCATGTACCTTTATTGCTAGGATAGAAATAAGTAGCTAATTTCAGTAAACTGTCAGATAAATCATCCATACTTATATTGGggttatttataaattcattaataACATGCTGCTTAAAATTAGTTTTCATTTGATCTTCCATATATGTGAAATCTATATGTGTTAATGTTAAACATCTTGTCTTTACTTTTTTGTAATTAATAGATGTATAAAATGATTTAGCATTCATATAATCTAATCTACTAACAGTTTTTGATCTAAAAcataatatttcatatttttcattaaaatattttttatctaaattattagatatacatatttcatgtatatttttatttacaccTGATAAAGACAAGTATTCAACTATTGGTGTGTAACTCAAACTATgtcttttattttcatctgtTTTATtgatatcattatttttaatttcattgtCATATTTATCCTCTTCATAATTATAAGTTATTTTATCACTAAAATCGTTATTACTATTagcataaataattttatcctcattatataaatatgatttaaAATAGTAATCTGATCCAGTCATTAATATgttccatttttttccatgGACATTTTCCATAACTGTagccatattttttaatattgtcATAAAACTTTCCTTTTCTTTAgatttatatacaaataaatcatttaaattatttaataatatatctttatttgtaGATTGTGCAAATTCTGGTCCATATTTACGTAAAGCTTCTATGTGATCTATATAATTAGataaatttacatttttaaaatattcttCAAAACttacattatttaaattattataacaagATATAAATTGTTTgaattttccattttcataattattaaaatttataacattattaAAATCTTCCTTTTCTATTGATAATATCATTTTAAGGTAATCTGTTGCACTGTTTCTACGACTTTCATCATCATCAGAAACTTTAGTTTCGTCatttaatgtattatttatatcttgtTGTGtctctttattattttcaaataatttattttcatcatcatcacaattattttcatttggattttctttttctataGATTCTTCTGTTTCGCTCATTTCATTTAATTCACAATTTATGacttttaaattttcattttcatcgATTGAAATTTCTTCATTCTCGTTTATTTCTATTTCgtttatattttcctttGTTCCAACTTCTTCTACATATATCATCACATTCTGTTCCATGCTTACTTCACCATCATCTTCTTTGATTTCATTGGTTACATCCTCTACTGTAACGGTTTGTTTTTCTTCTCCTACAGATTCTACTTCAACTgcattttcttcttctacTACGGATTCTACTTCAGCTGCATTTTCTACTTCTACTACGGATTCTACTTCAAATACATTTTCTACTTCGACTGCATTTTCTTCTTCTCCTACATTTTCTACTTCTTCTACAGATTCTACTTTAACTgcattttcttcttctacTACGGATTCTACTTCAGCTACATTTTCTACTTCTACTGCATTTTCTTCTTCTCCTACTGATTCTACTTCAACTgcattttcttcttctacTACGGATTCTACTTCAAATACATTTTCTACTTCTATTACGGATTCTACTTCAACTGCATTTTCGTCTTCTCCTACATTTTCTACTTCTTCTACAGATTCTACTTTAACTgcattttcttcttctacTACGGATTCTACTTCAGCTACATTTTCTACTTTAACTgcattttcttcttctacTACGGATTCTACTTCAGCTACATTTTCTACTTCTACTGCATTTTCTACTTCTACTGCACTTTCTACTTCTACTACGGATTCTACTTCAGCTACATTTTCTACTTCTACTGCATTTTCTACGTCTACTGCATTTTCTACTTCTACTGCATTTTCTACGTCTACTGCACTTTCTACTTCTACTACGGATTCTACTTCAAATACATTTTCTACTTTTATTACGGATTCTACTTCAACTGCATTTTCTTCTTCTCCTACATTTTCTACTTCTACTACAGGTTCTGTTTCTACGGAAACTTCTTTGTCTTCAGTTTCATTTGGTATAGCCCCTACAGGAAGTTCTTCCTTTTGGTCTATCGGTTCGCTCTTCACAGTTGAAGtgctttttctttttcgtCTTCttcttcgttttttttttttattttgcccGTTATTTTTTTGGTTTTTATTAGATTCTTCATTCATAGGTTCGATGTCCTCACAAATATCCTCTCCAATTGTTTCGGCGTTCGCCGTTTCAATTCCCTCGACAGGGCCCTCAGAAGCTTCCTTTGTAAATTCAATTTCTTCGACTTCTTCAACATCGTCAATTTCTTCAACTTCTTCAACTTTTTCAACTTTTTCAAGTTCTTTAGCTCCTTCAACTTTTTCAAATTCTTCAACTTTTTCAAATTCTTCAACCTTTTCAAGTTCTTTAACTTCTTCAACTTCAACCTTTTCAACCGCTTCGCTAGCTGCATTCTCTTGTTCACTAACTTTTTCACCAAAGAGATCTTGGATGGCTTGGTATTTTTCCGTTTCGATACTCTGAAAAATGTCACTTCCCATGGTCAGCCTCTTGGCAAAGCTGGTGTAGCATAAATTTTCATATCCTTTAGTACAAATAGCATATGGCTTACaacaattataaaaattaaagaattGCTTTATGGATTCATTTATCttgattttgtttttatttacaatatctaatatttcaaaattatttttattagaatttttatctatattttcattGCATTTATCGTCAATGGGATTGGTATCGTTTTCATCTTCTTTCAAAACTATTTGTTCTTCAACCACTTTTTTAATagaatttttcttttcttcaGATTTGCTGGATTTTTTGAATCCaaaaaattgatataatTGACTAAGCCTATTTTTACTTCCTTTTTTTGGTTTGTCTTCTTTATTTGACTGAATATCGTCTCTTAAAATATTTCCAGAGCatgttttatcattatttggaGTATCAATTTCTTGTTCGATATATTCATCATCAAATTTTACACATTCTAAATTAGATACATCATTTAGATTATATAGTGCTGATTTTTTCATATGTTCAATATGTTGTTCAtaagaaatattaaaatgttCATATTTAGGaaagatattaataattaataatctTAAGCAATAATTGCTAATGAAAACCATATTATTTCCTATCATCCATTCGTAGTTGTTTATTTGATATGATTTTATTAGAGCTTCAACTTTTTCTTTGAGATATTCATTTGATTTTTCTTCTACATCCTCAGATTGTTCAACTTTCTCTTCTTCATTCTCATATTGTTCGACGTTCTCTTCCACATTCTCATATTGTTCGACGTTTTCTTCTTCATTCTCATATTGTTCGACGTTTTCTTCTTCATTCTCATATTGTTCGACGTTCTCTTCCACATTCTCATATTGGTCGACGTTCTCTTCTACATTCACATCTTCATCTTGCTCAACTTTCTCTTCTACATCTGCATCTTCATCTTGCTCAACTTTCACATCGACAACTTCATATTGATCTTCtgcattttcatttttcacaTCGACAACTTCACATTGATCTTCtgcattttcttcatcaatggtttttgtttttatgtCAAAAATGGAGAGAAACTCGTTTAAGGTGAATTTGTGAGGATAATATCCGACCTTTAATTGTGAAGCTTCAACAATGCTAAAATTTCTAACTTGTCGCAATACTATGTTAGCATCAAATGAACATAATTCTCTTTTACTTTCGTTAGGTTTCATGCAAACAATAAAATGGCAAAAAGTGGTATGTTGAAGTTTTTCTAATTCTGTTAAATTATTTCTTAATAAACTAACAGCCATTTGGTTTTTGGTATCATATCcccttttaaataatttaagagCAGATTGTATACTATATCTTCTTTTTTCTTCTACAATATTTCCTGAATTGTCataattataaaacataCAAAATTGTCgcatatattcattttctgATTGTTTAACCATATCAATAAAACGTTTTGTTAATatgtctatatttttttcaacaaaATTTTCTgcattgtatattatatctCCACAAGAATGGGTGATGacaaatgtttttttatttccagttatatcattttttttaatatattttgaattaCGGCTAAATTTTCGTATTATAGACGCGTGTAAATTACTTTTGtcatatattgtttttgtgGAAACATTTTCCAAAAGTGAGAATAAGGATCCTTCTGTTGGACCAACCAATAAATCGTATAAAGGTTCATTGTCTATATTTTCCATATTGTATTCACAAAATATTCCATCCTCATTATATGAAAGCACTACTTGTTTGTAGAGacaattgtttttaattttaattatttcttcatttgtcgtattaattaataattgTTCTAATGAGTTATCTTTggaattttcaaaatatgccatgtctaatatatttatgtaattggtattt
This sequence is a window from Plasmodium yoelii strain 17X genome assembly, chromosome: 1. Protein-coding genes within it:
- a CDS encoding AP2 domain transcription factor, putative, which encodes MDKYFKPENYKLNPKLENYKHDVDQIKKTYNLYKNKSMDTFASNSTIDENKIVNINDICNTCILQNNEKNPEKNASFLDENKSNNMIDFLKTPLIDENNYINEINKEIKNSENMNTYIDNYNNQGNKFNKICMNCSYNNDSYICKDMNCTIDPENYEYNNYNQNDISKLLKMYVNKIFQDGNIKDKTEKNTNYNGYSENVQPSNFLNNNNIVSEIVKEMNIANCENGESGESGENCNGRDNNVIAKNLVNKIQNYLKNSNSISSNIENENNIQKMITNEIRKTDVETNDCRSCQICENNKISKKLEKKPNISIPPILVYISTKHLNNNIFPIINNNGLFKHIHNELVLGIFNLDSNKYIEQLIYSIKMCLIEILDYLKNINHMYIYNINDEEYFYHFREIMSIEFSEIDINSIIYYSNIYKQIYDQSEKEKKNKKNKKNKKNNRNIIRAASKIFLPYLNRHKMSKKNENEKSENNENNEKNGEKKNDEKKNGDEFEECSIHDNEIDEKNKTSFRILKRRHSLIDEKSIHENGHKQIKTEIASIDLNNRNDSENPNLLDVDRDTLTKQNCIEKSDKEVSDFCENKTNEKSAEDRHDSTEVDSTEVESTEVEPTKVEPTKVDPTKVDTTKVDTTNVDPTNVDYVCSNFKESEETKDKSCDASNNDIDNNKMEDVKEEKNMIESGKVEKDITNDSSEKDITNDSSEKDITNDSSEDCIKIYEKDELFFNKTETYKDKTSTIDKLETDDIDASYKSTFSSNDILIKNSETISENLENKCKEKMSPENCVNLKKDTSFTSDNHDRYKSVLNNNVNKKYGIKKTSQNKEIINGKIIKKIKIGYINKIISIIFCRNILKYSIIFSPILKNEGIISNMNISIFNNIILKLKNIRTIDIENSRIRSFYMPKNNYLPFKNYTNTNNGIINYQFYQTSQNENKTLNNLYDSYNTEDDVINKFLSLIPEKIKSQFVDNITEGISENKSSYNVNKIKKFVENYLKIKNVSSTSTSASASASNAFSELCGGIENVDSDNIFVENDGNIIKILRELIIKYEEQRNKNETNNGSKISVNNINLEKVESNVEPEFENPKDENSNVKETEKNDNMISNNSQFNKSDKKESFINFLKSELSEKKIYNKDNINNCMNYEYNENMNYYQVLNMCNELKCLNNLNLENENGNTNSNANANANENENGNTNLYYAFKEIIGNKIGNIVVNNSNILNKLISIILNEQSVNNNRLNIKNDHKSNCNVDGNHLENLSKISRQNINDIYNIFDLNNMLNNIKNKNKDLLNNYEYLLIPNNCLDYRNGNNFYSNCFSCYNKNYHNLNKQEGNDYKDNNIENANNSNFFNKNKNCYYTLQCENRCKIGLNNRDNDSMVFQNILKQIVEKNKSKEVNNNKVYSELLNCLQKLCDKNNGENMTNNYEPIYNNIELNSMGMNQTTNDVNINNKNINFREIQNMFLKIKEELSRGSVRNDNNKYEQDVYENYNIRETDNLNILGVGNKLEEENNNGNNLESVYKDSIFKRYNNQMQSNIENRNNNNNDENKTKNDLSSLYSYAAYKYWLSNMENGKKNKKNYSNNSYIIGNNIYSTCLCTGKCVCYSNDYRIIDSYDIKDYLSNLSYSNMIADTNNDKVGNIDELGKFLLVSVDNKRNNIHNCLNVNQNDEKMGGNISNNSSNLFFNSKNNNSDNILGNTTNFDNLNLQENIDATSFEINMLNNNHDNLNIMKELYGNDKNNMYISCRNNNTNILRSSKNKFGKKNNYNNLNDDENNESHTNTDNQKIGMKTDKNNKNGNMSINGMFGTYGRGQRTKGLEKNKNTGDSGTSNKNSGNTKVNTSKRGNGKDKQNGGCYIDIGENYELKYTVAELKPQRGVYFDKSQKAWIGSWYEEGKQIKRRFKIKYYGWDEAKELATKARFSFENRIKNLEGNNGKGNSSTSKNNTNSGEKSGTKLTVINNKKNGVQDVENSNNNNNDRIKTRNSSKDVGEKNNNENSGFGENNLNDIDNSNEKNNSDDKKKKNNNIDEDEIWNNQESQNYDKDEYNKNIGNVKINLTNEYKSGVNTRSGYFTKKNHFNNKNNTNWLEERHTDYNNLDVNISGQRSFYNTYDSGNGCEIDEVKNCSNKLYDYEEIELDNRNSNGINSGKKGYTKDSNNNNNNNHFNNGQIKYQNNKYNDGNNTITYAKSNTKKGCDNNIIDNSVILPQGVFYQDSKKAFCANWYSNGKQEKRYFSINKFGEERARSLAIAARKKFENLYKKNTKRDYVSGINNIQQIENDNSEILISKKNDNLNEEHMNLEKNESIIDYTKKEKEINDDKDSEGNNNDENIIVKKNNYINVNNMGISNRCNTRNGSKNINFDYNNDHGFENENNYDDNKTEDENSFVQNLNKNEHEQKKIINQVNSNITTDVIKEHIIDNFVNPQESKSNEEYHIDSNEGNSKINHFKNNNLEMNDSKENIIINLENDNYDENCLKNDTIPKVCNNDHNNIEDNHFDVNKMTEKNMPSHLFLQTNGSENKEMSVKDMNINDYNMENDSNYMNSNSNSNRSSNKQSEEDMFAKNSQKDNLSPYNKSDKSVSTPAGVYVIRINGVVQAWRAEWKSSNGCKKTKNFGISTYGYDLSKKLAIEMRARMSGECLVADDGTIFDYRNKIESKDE